One segment of Euwallacea fornicatus isolate EFF26 chromosome 23, ASM4011564v1, whole genome shotgun sequence DNA contains the following:
- the LOC136346431 gene encoding nose resistant to fluoxetine protein 6-like, protein MRVLTVGIEIFLFALFPIRGGSQSIFAGFGDIVNERNVLQMYIPTVNSENMKCRNHSLFYAEELRNLKVWATEMFDASGKMPTGMLYGSSHNIGNFDECVEIKVPYNDDMFYGQYCMAQFTIVPPKDVTTEYGSNYYEKNEYDQYFNKSMWEKLKAYAKDKTKSSRDELYFAICLPSSCTYEDLKVALEENIKLLNNSSDFKLIVDVNKRSCQVSIPVSLSVGDIVFIVFLVLSILIVISSSTYDTLIKKDAYKHLRIKGKLHDIIKCFSFPTNFKKFTAEGRNLDGLDCLAGIRVYSIILITVLHRIMFEFGSPMVNPKYVEKLYAKFETVLLLNGPILVETFFTLSGFLAIYLILGQMKRSKKGFNLGMVYFHRIVRMSPTYAIILAFYCTLLVKLGSGPFWQQKVGLEQERCLASWWANLLYINNYVNTDKICMFQSWYVTCDMNFFFFAPVLAWILWKNPKIGVLLVLTLIIASIVVVFTIVYINKLDAMFMLYIKILKDPVSHDSFKTVYIPAHMRGTSYFVGTLVGFLKHYMDDNEMKIPNNIVKIGWILCAPVMITSLYAGYVFYLVDVGPFFTALYSSLYHFTWSICIAWMVIAISAGYGPWVDPILRWKPLVILGRLTYCVYISHGAIQLYTGGSIRSPVYASIFNLEYKVAADVLLSYVLAFILTMLYESPIIGLEKVLLRKVPAAATKKSTIDPIEDESSMQME, encoded by the exons ATGCGGGTGTTAACAGTTGgtattgagatttttttgtttgcactTTTTCCGATAAGGGGCGGATCGCAAAGTATTTTCGCAGGGTTCGGTGATATTGTGAACGAGCGAAATGTGTTACAAATGTACATTCCCACCGTAAATTCGGAAAATATGAAATGCAGGAATCATAGTTTGTTTTATGCTGAagaattgagaaatttgaagGTTTGGGCTACGGAAA TGTTCGATGCTTCTGGAAAAATGCCTACCGGAATGCTATACGGTTCTTCACACAATATAGGGAATTTCGATGAATGTGTGGAAATTAAGGTGCCTTATAACGACGATATGTTTTACGGTCAATATTGTATGGCTCAATTCACAATAGTACCTCCCAAAGATGTGACTACCGAATATGGGAGCAACTACTACGAAAAAAATGAGTACGatcaatattttaacaaatcgATGTGGGAAAAGCTTAAG GCTTATGCCaaagacaaaacaaaaagttcAAGAGACGAACTTTATTTTGCCATTTGCCTTCCTTCCTCCTGCACTTACGAAGATTTAAAAGTAGCCTTAGAAGAAAACAtcaaattattgaacaattcgAGTGATTTTAAATTGATCGTTGATGTCAATAAGAGAAGTTGCCAAGTTTCAATTCCAGTGAGTCTGAGCGTTGGAGATATAGTGTTCAT aGTCTTTCTGGTACTCTCCATCTTGATCGTTATATCTTCAAGCACCTATGATACTTTGATAAAAAAGGACGCATACAAGCATCTTCGAATAAAAG gaaaattgcACGATATCATCAAGTGTTTCTCGTTCccaactaattttaaaaagttcaccGCTGAAGGAAGGAACTTGGACGGTCTAGACTGTCTCGCTGGTATCAGGGTCTACTCAATAATACTGATTACAGTTTTGCACAGGATTATGTTTGAATTTGGATCGCCAATGGTCAATCCTAAATATGTGGAAAAG CTCTACGCAAAGTTCGAAACTGTCTTATTGCTCAATGGACCCATACTGGTGGAAACCTTCTTTACATTATCTGGATTCTTGGCCATATACCTAATTTTAGGCCAAATGAAACGTAGTAAAAAAGGATTTAATTTGGGAATGGTTTATTTCCATAGAATAGTCAG gatGTCCCCAACTTATGCTATAATTCTGGCATTTTACTGCACTCTTTTGGTCAAACTTGGATCAGGACCCTTCTGGCAGCAGAAGGTCGGCTTGGAGCAGGAGAGATGTTTAGCCAGTTGGTGGGCCAATTTGTTATATATTAACAACTATGTGAATACTGATAAAATT TGCATGTTTCAATCCTGGTACGTCACATGCGATATGAACTTCTTCTTCTTCGCGCCAGTTCTAGCCTggattttatggaaaaatccgaaaattgGAGTTTTGCTAGTGCTCACTCTCATAATTGCATCCATAGTTGTGGTATTTACCATTGTGTATATTAACAAGCTGGATGCAATGTTTATGTTATACATAAA aATCCTGAAGGACCCAGTATCTCACGATTCATTTAAAACTGTCTATATTCCTGCACATATGAGAGGCACCTCCTATTTCGTAGGCACTTTAGTAGGATTTCTGAAGCATTACATGGACgataatgaaatgaaaattcctAATAACATCGTGAAGATCG GATGGATTCTTTGTGCCCCAGTAATGATAACTTCCCTATACGCTGGCTATGTATTCTACTTAGTTGACGTTGGTCCATTCTTCACTGCGTTATATTCGTCACTCTATCACTTTACATGGAGCATATGCATTGCTTGGATGGTTATTGCTATATCTGCAGGATACGGGC CATGGGTTGATCCAATTTTAAGATGGAAACCCTTGGTGATCTTGGGAAGGCTAACTTACTGTGTTTATATTTCTCATGGGGCTATACAATTGTATACAGGCGGAAGTATTAGAAGTCCAGTTTATGCAAGTATTTTTAATCTG GAGTATAAAGTGGCTGCCGATGTTCTGCTCTCTTACGTATTGGCTTTCATCCTTACTATGCTGTATGAATCTCCAATAATTGGTCTTGAAAAAGTACTATTAAGAAAGG TCCCTGCTGCTGCTACTAAAAAATCGACAATTGATCCCATTGAAGATGAATCCTCAATGCAAATGGAATGA